The Bacillota bacterium genome window below encodes:
- a CDS encoding YybS family protein codes for MSPRGASQTRALTEGALFAALTVLIYVLNFYTRLLTIVLPVPAAVMVVRHDLRTGATATLASALGVTVLLGPVEGLIVLASVGFIGLTLGSCIARRLSWVRTIGITAVAAAAMIIVDFLAGAAVVGMSPSRALAEMERIMVESWEQSLALYSRLGMSEAGLKPIRDMLEWLPKMVRMLLPAVVIGGAVTLASFSYAATRMVLVRTRREVDPIPPFMTWKLPWYWAWGFIIGLLAAQAGAYFSSEVLTAIGLNFTSLFQIIFSVQGLAVLWFVLDRYGIPKGAKFVIVAMIVMSSALLTILPLVGLLDGWFDFRKRLAAR; via the coding sequence GTGAGTCCTAGAGGTGCCAGCCAGACGAGGGCCCTGACGGAAGGTGCGCTGTTCGCCGCTTTGACCGTGCTTATCTACGTGCTGAACTTCTACACCAGGCTCCTCACTATCGTATTGCCTGTTCCTGCTGCGGTTATGGTGGTCAGGCACGATCTCCGAACAGGTGCCACGGCCACGCTTGCGTCCGCCCTTGGTGTCACGGTCTTACTCGGACCCGTTGAAGGCCTGATCGTGCTTGCGAGTGTTGGTTTCATAGGGCTGACCCTGGGATCATGTATTGCGCGCCGGCTCTCATGGGTAAGGACGATAGGGATCACGGCGGTTGCGGCAGCGGCCATGATCATCGTAGATTTCTTGGCAGGCGCCGCGGTTGTCGGCATGTCACCCTCGCGGGCGCTTGCCGAGATGGAGCGGATCATGGTCGAATCGTGGGAACAGTCGCTGGCCCTGTACAGCCGGCTGGGGATGTCCGAGGCCGGGCTCAAACCCATCAGAGACATGCTCGAATGGCTTCCCAAGATGGTCCGAATGCTCCTGCCGGCGGTGGTCATCGGTGGTGCCGTCACGCTCGCCTCGTTCTCTTATGCTGCTACTCGCATGGTCCTCGTGCGGACTAGGCGGGAGGTGGATCCGATCCCGCCCTTCATGACCTGGAAACTTCCGTGGTATTGGGCCTGGGGCTTCATTATAGGGCTCTTGGCGGCGCAGGCCGGAGCCTACTTCAGTTCCGAAGTCCTGACAGCCATTGGGCTGAACTTCACGAGCTTGTTCCAGATAATCTTCTCTGTGCAGGGCCTGGCAGTGCTCTGGTTCGTTCTGGACCGCTATGGGATCCCGAAGGGCGCCAAGTTCGTGATAGTGGCGATGATTGTCATGAGTTCTGCTTTGCTGACCATCCTTCCGTTAGTCGGGCTGCTCGACGGATGGTTCGATTTCCGGAAGAGGCTTGCGGCGAGGTAG
- the rplI gene encoding 50S ribosomal protein L9, protein MLVGTPDLRFAMKIVLQKDVPGLGKKENAVEVAEGYARNYLIPRGLAIPASSVALQRIEQAKQAEKRREAREEARARELARALRAQGITIRAKAGGNGKLYGSVTAKDIADGIRSVMKVDIDRRKIDLPESIRATGEYTVGVKLFPGVAADVKIVVVPDKTSS, encoded by the coding sequence GTGCTCGTGGGCACGCCAGACCTGCGTTTTGCGATGAAGATAGTCCTTCAGAAAGACGTTCCCGGTCTCGGCAAGAAGGAGAACGCGGTGGAGGTGGCCGAAGGATACGCTCGCAACTATCTCATCCCCCGGGGGCTTGCGATTCCTGCGTCTTCCGTGGCTCTCCAACGGATCGAACAGGCGAAGCAGGCGGAGAAGCGCAGAGAGGCCAGGGAAGAGGCACGTGCCCGAGAGTTGGCGCGCGCACTTCGTGCCCAGGGCATAACCATCCGTGCCAAGGCGGGTGGGAACGGCAAGCTCTACGGTTCGGTGACAGCGAAAGACATCGCGGATGGCATAAGGTCGGTCATGAAGGTTGACATAGACCGGAGGAAGATCGACCTTCCGGAATCCATCAGGGCCACGGGGGAGTACACGGTAGGGGTCAAGCTGTTCCCAGGTGTCGCGGCTGATGTTAAGATAGTGGTTGTGCCCGATAAGACGAGCAGTTGA
- the lonC gene encoding Lon family ATP-dependent protease, whose product MKSLVEKFIKMGSKNLADKLQDDEQLARQVTALFGMLSELYGPDKLVLKAGKLDALNLMRSGAIEDRILALERLIFEDPTIDKPPSSEEYASVLSDIEDEIADVIARRRVEEKIERKISDRMQQRHEDYVNEIKMQILKEDSGPDNPETLRRLEELKILEEKKLARSAMEMVRPVSMAEIVGQDRAVKALLARIATPYPQHVILYGPPGVGKTTAARLALEEAKKSKFSPFGEDAKFVEVDGTTLRWDPREVTNPLLGSVHDPIYQGAKRDLAEGGVPEPKLGLVTEAHGGVLFIDEIGEMDPILLNKLLKVMEDKRVTFDSSYYDPTDKNVPAYIKKLFTDGAPADFVLIGATTRDPSDLNPALRSRTAEVFFEPLTQGDIQTIVRNAASKLGVDMDPTIPAMISDYTIEGRKATSLLIDAYGLALHRTDEEAADGSVEQKVRITLADLEETIRTSRLSPFVHARASDAAERGKIFGLGVSGFLGSVIEIEAVAFDSREEGKGSIRFNETAGSMAKDSVFNAASVFRHLTGEDLSDYDVHVNVVGGGDIDGPSAGTAVLLAIISAVRGYPIRQDVAVTGELSIQGRIREVGGVFEKIYGARQAGIKKVLIPVENAKDVPADITGIEVVLVRDVEETLGHVFEGPVSLSHRCEQPCA is encoded by the coding sequence ATGAAGTCGCTCGTTGAGAAATTCATCAAGATGGGCAGCAAGAACCTGGCTGATAAGCTCCAGGACGACGAGCAGCTTGCGCGGCAGGTTACGGCCTTGTTCGGAATGCTGTCTGAACTGTATGGCCCGGACAAGCTTGTCCTGAAAGCAGGGAAGCTTGATGCCCTTAACCTGATGCGATCTGGGGCGATCGAGGACCGCATACTTGCGCTTGAGCGCTTGATTTTCGAGGATCCGACTATCGATAAGCCGCCGTCGAGTGAAGAATATGCTTCTGTGCTGTCCGATATAGAGGACGAGATAGCGGATGTAATAGCCCGGCGCAGGGTGGAAGAGAAGATCGAGCGGAAGATCTCCGACCGCATGCAGCAGAGGCACGAGGATTACGTTAACGAGATCAAGATGCAGATCCTAAAGGAAGACTCCGGCCCGGACAACCCAGAGACCCTGCGGAGACTCGAGGAGCTCAAGATCCTCGAGGAGAAGAAGCTGGCCAGGTCGGCCATGGAGATGGTGCGCCCGGTATCCATGGCAGAAATCGTGGGACAGGACCGAGCGGTCAAAGCACTGCTTGCCAGGATCGCCACTCCATACCCTCAGCATGTCATCTTGTACGGCCCGCCTGGTGTGGGTAAGACCACAGCAGCCAGGCTCGCCCTGGAAGAGGCGAAGAAATCTAAGTTCAGCCCGTTCGGGGAGGACGCCAAGTTCGTCGAGGTGGACGGGACCACCCTCAGATGGGATCCACGGGAGGTCACGAACCCGCTTCTGGGCTCTGTGCACGACCCAATATACCAGGGCGCGAAACGCGATCTCGCCGAAGGCGGCGTGCCCGAACCCAAGCTGGGGTTGGTGACGGAGGCCCACGGGGGCGTGCTGTTCATTGACGAGATCGGGGAGATGGATCCGATACTCCTGAACAAGCTGCTCAAAGTGATGGAGGATAAGCGGGTTACATTCGATTCGTCATATTACGATCCGACGGATAAGAATGTTCCCGCATACATCAAGAAGCTCTTTACTGACGGGGCGCCCGCTGACTTCGTCCTAATAGGAGCCACCACAAGGGACCCTTCTGACCTGAACCCCGCGCTCAGGTCGAGGACGGCCGAGGTGTTCTTCGAACCCCTCACTCAGGGCGATATCCAGACCATCGTACGGAATGCTGCCAGCAAGCTTGGCGTAGATATGGACCCGACCATCCCGGCAATGATAAGCGACTACACCATTGAGGGGCGCAAGGCCACCAGCCTGCTGATTGACGCCTACGGCCTTGCCTTGCACAGAACGGACGAGGAGGCCGCTGACGGGTCCGTTGAGCAGAAAGTGCGTATAACTCTCGCCGATCTGGAGGAGACCATCAGGACCAGCAGGCTGTCACCGTTTGTGCACGCTCGCGCGTCTGATGCGGCGGAGCGGGGCAAGATCTTCGGCCTCGGCGTGTCGGGCTTCCTGGGGTCGGTCATCGAGATAGAGGCGGTGGCGTTCGACAGCCGGGAAGAAGGAAAGGGAAGTATCCGGTTTAACGAGACTGCAGGGAGCATGGCCAAGGACTCAGTCTTCAACGCGGCATCAGTGTTCAGACACCTCACAGGTGAGGATCTGAGCGACTACGATGTCCATGTGAATGTGGTCGGAGGCGGAGACATCGACGGGCCTTCCGCGGGCACAGCCGTACTCCTGGCAATAATAAGTGCAGTGCGAGGTTACCCGATAAGACAGGACGTGGCTGTGACGGGTGAACTCTCCATACAGGGGAGAATCCGAGAGGTCGGCGGAGTCTTCGAGAAGATCTACGGAGCAAGGCAGGCTGGGATCAAGAAGGTGCTGATTCCTGTGGAGAACGCCAAGGATGTCCCTGCCGATATTACTGGGATTGAAGTCGTTCTCGTGCGGGACGTGGAGGAGACTCTGGGTCATGTGTTCGAAGGCCCCGTCTCTCTGAGCCACCGCTGTGAACAACCGTGCGCGTGA
- the dnaB gene encoding replicative DNA helicase: protein MTRDDLGGLDRLPPQNLEAEQSALGSMLLDKEAIAKVVEILVAEDFYREAHRIIFDTVVTLFNRGEPADLITVTEVLRQRNALEQVGGASYISTLANTVPTSANAEHYAKIVRNKSILRSLVAAGTQIVSIGYEGSSEVEESLDQAEQLIFRIAQRGETGTVTDMKTVLMSTFDRIERLYTSKGAVTGLPTGFSEMDNMLSGLQPSELIVVAARPSMGKTAFALNIAEHVGVHEEKPVLIFSLEMSAEQLAQRMLCAQAAVDGQRLRRGNLTQQDWDRLSKAIGRLSEAPIFIDDTPTVSALEIRARSRRLKAEHGLALIVVDYLQLIQSRSRAESRQQEIAEITRSLKALAREL, encoded by the coding sequence ATGACCCGTGATGATCTCGGGGGATTGGACCGGCTGCCTCCGCAGAACCTGGAGGCGGAACAGTCGGCCCTGGGCTCGATGCTGTTGGACAAGGAGGCCATCGCGAAGGTAGTCGAGATCCTGGTGGCCGAGGACTTCTACCGCGAAGCCCACCGGATCATCTTCGACACAGTGGTGACCCTCTTCAACAGGGGGGAACCTGCGGATCTCATCACTGTGACGGAGGTTCTCCGCCAGAGGAACGCGTTGGAGCAAGTGGGCGGGGCTTCGTATATTAGCACACTGGCAAACACGGTCCCAACATCCGCAAATGCTGAACACTACGCAAAGATCGTCAGGAATAAGTCCATTCTGAGATCGCTTGTTGCGGCGGGGACGCAGATAGTAAGCATTGGATACGAGGGCAGCTCAGAGGTGGAAGAATCACTCGACCAGGCGGAGCAGCTGATCTTCCGCATTGCCCAGCGCGGTGAGACAGGCACCGTGACGGACATGAAGACAGTTCTCATGAGCACCTTCGACCGGATCGAGCGGCTCTACACTAGCAAGGGGGCGGTGACGGGGCTTCCGACAGGTTTCTCGGAGATGGACAACATGCTGTCTGGGCTCCAGCCGTCTGAGCTGATTGTGGTCGCCGCGCGCCCCTCTATGGGAAAGACCGCTTTTGCGCTGAACATTGCTGAGCACGTCGGCGTTCATGAGGAGAAACCTGTCCTGATATTCAGCCTCGAGATGTCGGCAGAGCAACTCGCCCAGAGAATGCTCTGTGCACAGGCGGCGGTTGACGGGCAAAGGTTGCGCCGGGGCAACCTGACTCAGCAGGACTGGGACAGGCTGTCGAAGGCAATCGGCCGCCTCAGCGAGGCGCCGATCTTCATCGACGACACACCGACTGTTTCGGCTCTGGAGATCCGGGCGCGCTCACGCAGACTGAAGGCAGAGCATGGGCTCGCCCTGATCGTTGTGGACTATCTTCAGCTCATCCAAAGTAGGTCGAGGGCTGAGAGTCGCCAGCAGGAGATAGCGGAAATCACCAGGTCCCTCAAGGCCTTGGCGCGGGAACTGG
- a CDS encoding DnaB-like helicase C-terminal domain-containing protein: EVPVLALAQLSRAVEATADKRPLLSHLKESGEIEQSSDVVAFIYREEYYKPDTERKNIAEIMIAKQRNGPTGSFELVWQKEYTRFRNLEKAVRVESAS, from the coding sequence TGGAGGTTCCCGTGCTCGCCCTGGCTCAGTTGAGCAGAGCAGTTGAGGCCACGGCCGACAAACGACCGCTCCTTTCTCATCTCAAGGAGAGCGGAGAGATAGAGCAGTCGTCTGACGTGGTGGCTTTCATCTACCGTGAGGAGTACTATAAACCGGACACGGAACGTAAGAACATCGCAGAGATCATGATAGCCAAGCAGCGGAACGGCCCGACCGGATCCTTCGAGCTCGTGTGGCAGAAGGAGTATACAAGGTTCAGGAACCTGGAGAAGGCTGTTCGGGTCGAGTCCGCGAGCTAG
- a CDS encoding MFS transporter, which translates to MGGPAAGIKHIRRARVYASRRALGWGEVLVLKPSTGYASLLSNRDFMLLTLGELVSNLGSKITYIALLTKVLELSGSPLKVGIVALLGTVPTVIFAPIAGVAADRLSRKTIVVASNLIRAGMSLGLIFAVHLPQIYGLTLADAVIASFFAPARQALEPSLVRRDQLLQMNSFNQVLKNFVQVGGPMAAGLTVAALGYSGAFVFNSLTFLVAATTAALIRTRQQSETAASATPTRSMAEPAHSPDGVDSRMRPPVSTTGVAGARTWREFLAGWQYARENSVLMYVFTLQLFITLAISMQGTLLFLYADRYLQSPGHVAQRAGFLYSMVGVGGLLGGIILNFLLRWIKRIPLLLAVLTLDGVAVLGFALNTNFYVAMLICALFGMMGVALSSTANTILQEETPEILRGRVFALFGSAMGPASLLSIGMGAGLASLFGPRLVFLGAGFAELTFSAVSTAVPTYSKVKSR; encoded by the coding sequence TTGGGCGGTCCGGCTGCTGGTATAAAGCATATCCGCCGGGCGCGGGTTTATGCGTCCCGTCGCGCTCTTGGCTGGGGAGAGGTGTTGGTCCTGAAACCGTCGACAGGGTATGCGTCTCTCCTGTCAAATAGGGATTTCATGTTGCTCACCTTAGGTGAGCTGGTCTCGAACTTGGGAAGCAAGATCACGTATATCGCGCTCCTGACGAAGGTGCTGGAGCTGAGCGGGAGCCCGCTGAAGGTGGGAATCGTCGCCCTGCTGGGGACGGTTCCGACCGTCATCTTCGCCCCTATTGCCGGAGTTGCCGCAGATAGGCTTTCCAGGAAGACCATAGTGGTGGCCTCCAATCTGATCAGGGCAGGTATGTCACTCGGGCTGATCTTCGCCGTGCATCTTCCCCAGATCTATGGCCTGACCCTGGCCGACGCCGTGATTGCGAGCTTCTTTGCACCGGCCCGGCAGGCGCTGGAGCCTTCACTGGTGCGCCGGGATCAGCTCCTGCAGATGAACTCGTTCAACCAGGTCCTCAAGAACTTCGTTCAAGTTGGAGGACCGATGGCTGCGGGACTGACCGTGGCAGCCTTGGGCTATTCCGGTGCGTTTGTGTTCAATTCTCTCACCTTCCTGGTGGCGGCGACCACAGCCGCGCTGATCAGAACGAGACAGCAGTCTGAGACCGCCGCATCGGCGACGCCCACTCGTTCGATGGCGGAGCCAGCTCATTCGCCGGATGGAGTCGATAGCAGGATGCGCCCTCCAGTCTCTACTACTGGCGTGGCTGGTGCCAGAACGTGGCGAGAGTTCCTGGCCGGCTGGCAGTATGCCCGGGAGAACAGCGTGTTGATGTACGTCTTCACGTTGCAGCTCTTTATCACTCTGGCCATCAGCATGCAGGGTACGCTGCTCTTTCTCTATGCCGACCGGTATCTCCAATCACCCGGCCACGTTGCCCAGAGGGCAGGGTTCCTGTACTCGATGGTAGGTGTGGGAGGCCTGCTTGGCGGGATCATCTTGAACTTCCTCCTCCGCTGGATCAAAAGGATACCGCTTCTTCTAGCCGTTCTCACGCTGGACGGCGTTGCGGTGCTAGGGTTCGCGCTCAACACCAACTTCTACGTGGCCATGCTGATTTGCGCTTTGTTCGGCATGATGGGGGTGGCGTTGTCCAGCACGGCAAACACCATCTTGCAGGAAGAAACCCCTGAGATACTCAGGGGTAGGGTGTTTGCGCTGTTCGGCTCCGCAATGGGGCCGGCGTCTCTGCTTTCCATCGGCATGGGAGCGGGGCTTGCCAGCCTGTTCGGCCCGCGGTTAGTGTTTCTGGGCGCGGGTTTCGCTGAGCTCACGTTCTCGGCAGTCAGTACCGCCGTTCCCACCTACTCCAAAGTGAAAAGCCGCTAG